The following are encoded together in the Macrobrachium nipponense isolate FS-2020 chromosome 14, ASM1510439v2, whole genome shotgun sequence genome:
- the LOC135226269 gene encoding zinc finger MYM-type protein 6-like produces the protein MPMCLLCMTSLSNESMRPSKLKKHLETAHKDKKDKPLDFFKKLRDEFQGRMTVNHMFTQKVAKVDRGMLASYKIANLIAKAGKPHTIGESLIMPAVAVVLSTVMNQSPQEVTSVIPLSNSSVSRRIDEMAADVENQLISKLQVNDFSLQLDESTLPDNSALLMAFVRFLDVDEICQEMLFALKLTTDTKGESIFKKLEVYFEENNIPLKNIVACATDGAAAMIGRYRGFSAYLKKAVPNVVCVHCVVHRQHLVAKNLAGRLHEALGHVIKAVNLIKSSALKDRLFQQLCEKNNEEFEKLVLHTEVRWLSKGNCLNRFVALWDSVISFFSGTELGQKLVDAKSDIFYLSDIFEKLNVLNKELQGNNSTMFSCKEAITTFKGKLKLFWLNLGRREFAQFPSLAVISTDLLDDDLAVYVDHLKQLHNDMDTRFSDLCHTGLWIPSLLMYLKLMSPYKKVSLNFRITQQLKQGSSVEDTRSCG, from the coding sequence ATGCCTATGTGCCTGCTGTGTATGACCTCACTCTcaaatgaaagtatgcgtcccagCAAACTGAAAAAGCATCTGGAGACTGCACATAAAGACAAGAAAGACAAGCCGCTAGATTTCTTCAAGAAATTACGTGATGAGTTCCAAGGAAGGATGACAGTGAATCATATGTTTACCCAAAAAGTGGCAAAAGTAGACAGAGGGATGTTGGCTTCTTACAAGATAGCAAATTTGATTGCAAAAGCAGGTAAGCCTCATACTATCGGTGAATCTCTGATCATGCCGGCAGTGGCTGTAGTGCTTTCAACAGTCATGAATCAGAGTCCACAAGAGGTAACTAGTGTTATTCCTCTGAGCAACTCCTCAGTATCACGCCGTATTGATGAGATGGCAGCTGATGTTGAAAACCAATTAATCTCAAAACTGCAGGTGAATGATTTCTCGCTTCAACTCGACGAATCAACTTTACCTGATAATTCTGCTCTTTTGATGGCATTTGTGAGGTTTCTTGATGTAGATGAAATATGTCAAGAAATGCTTTTCGCATTGAAATTAACGACTGACACTAAAGGAGAATCCATCTTCAAAAAACTTGAGGTCTATTTTGAGGAGAACAACATTCCACTCAAGAACATTGTGGCTTGTGCAACAGATGGCGCTGCTGCTATGATAGGAAGGTATCGGGGATTCAGTGCTTACTTAAAAAAAGCTGTTCCTAATGTCGTTTGTGTGCACTGTGTTGTTCACCGGCAGCACCTGGTTGCCAAAAACCTAGCAGGACGTCTTCATGAAGCACTTGGGCATGTTATCAAGGCTGTCAACTTGATAAAAAGTAGTGCACTGAAAGATCGCCTCTTTCAGCAATTATGTGAAAAGAACAATGAAGAATTTGAAAAACTTGTGTTGCACACAGAAGTCAGGTGGCTTTCTAAAGGTAATTGCCTGAACCGTTTTGTTGCACTTTGGGACAGTGTTATCTCTTTCTTTAGTGGGACAGAACTTGGACAGAAACTTGTTGATGCAAAGAGTGACATCTTCTACCTGTCTGACATATTTGAAAAGCTAAATGTTCTGAACAAAGAGCTTCAAGGAAATAACTCCACCATGTTTTCCTGCAAGGAGGCAATTACTACATTTAAAGGGAAACTCAAGCTGTTCTGGTTGAACCTTGGAAGACGAGAGTTTGCACAGTTTCCTTCCTTAGCAGTTATATCCACCGATCTGCTTGATGATGACCTAGCAGTGTATGTTGACCATCTGAAGCAGTTGCATAATGATATGGACACTCGCTTCTCTGACCTGTGCCACACTGGTTTGTGGATCCCTTCATTGCTGATGTATCTGAAGTTGATGTCACCCTACAAGAAAGTCTCATTGAACTTCAGAATAACACAACAGCTCAAGCAAGGTTCAAGCGTGGAGGACACCAGAAGCTGTGGATGA